From a region of the Syngnathus scovelli strain Florida chromosome 19, RoL_Ssco_1.2, whole genome shotgun sequence genome:
- the LOC125986742 gene encoding transcription termination factor 1, mitochondrial, with product MATAFKAFIGLHRLFTFQQTFKCITVQPVTTCPLPRFYNAAPKENDTKPSVNPENKSLLKNLNQLGVDVKKARQRQPGVLRRVFTNEQGLALFLQSKGASRQIVASIISRYPRAITRSLDHLEERWQLWRNIFQTDTEIVSILERSPESFFRSSDNSNLKKNIAYLSSLGLSNKDLHRLLTTAPRIFSNRLELNKQMVEFLEDISAELGGTASSEFAKAIISRNLYILIRSTKRVKANIDNLQAGLKLSNADLLTLLQGPAARILDLSSEYLKKNITNLKQRLLVLGLCEDDIKKMIVSFPTLLYTKEMTLNTKLDYLLKEGITIKQILKKPKILDYSMENVTAKIDKLRSVGYDFQAHGIGVLDLSQKRFSAKIEKLAEE from the coding sequence ATGGCTACTGCGTTCAAAGCATTTATTGGCCTCCACAGATTATTCACTTTCCAACAAACCTTTAAATGCATCACAGTGCAGCCTGTGACAACTTGCCCTCTGCCGAGGTTTTACAATGCGGCACCGAAGGAGAATGATACTAAACCATCTGTGAACCCTGAGAACAAGTCTCTGCTGAAGAACTTGAATCAGTTGGGGGTAGATGTGAAGAAGGCACGCCAGCGTCAGCCCGGCGTTCTCCGTAGGGTCTTCACAAATGAGCAGGGCCTGGCACTCTTCCTGCAGAGCAAAGGTGCCAGCCGCCAGATTGTCGCCAGCATCATATCGCGTTATCCACGTGCCATCACCCGTTCCCTGGATCATCTGGAGGAGCGCTGGCAGCTGTGGAGGAACATCTTCCAGACCGACACGGAGATTGTGAGCATCCTTGAACGCTCGCCCGAGTCATTCTTTCGCTCCAGTGACAACAGCAACTTGAAAAAGAACATAGCTTACCTGTCTTCACTAGGACTCAGCAACAAGGACCTTCATCGGCTGCTCACCACTGCACCGCGCATTTTCTCAAACAGACTGGAGCTCAACAAGCAGATGGTGGAGTTCTTGGAGGACATCAGTGCTGAGCTCGGCGGGACTGCTTCCAGCGAGTTTGCCAAAGCGATCATTTCCAGAAACCTTTACATTCTCATCCGGAGCACAAAAAGAGTCAAGGCGAACATCGACAACTTACAAGCGGGTCTTAAATTGAGCAACGCTGACCTCCTGACCCTGCTTCAAGGGCCGGCTGCAAGAATCCTGGACCTCTCCAGTGAGTACCTAAAAAAGAACATTACCAACCTTAAGCAGAGGCTGCTTGTGCTGGGCCTTTGTGAAGATGATATCAAAAAGATGATTGTCAGCTTTCCAACGCTTCTGTACACAAAGGAAATGACACTGAACACAAAATTGGACTATCTCCTAAAAGAAGGAATCACAATTAAGCAGATACTGAAGAAGCCCAAGATATTGGACTACAGCATGGagaatgtcacagccaaaattgacaagctTCGCAGTGTCGGCTATGACTTCCAGGCACACGGCATCGGCGTCCTGGACTTGAGTCAGAAGCGATTTTCAGCCAAGATAGAGAAACTCGCGGAGGAGTAA
- the dus3l gene encoding LOW QUALITY PROTEIN: tRNA-dihydrouridine(47) synthase [NAD(P)(+)]-like (The sequence of the model RefSeq protein was modified relative to this genomic sequence to represent the inferred CDS: inserted 2 bases in 1 codon), which translates to MEKPAEETAVAKGTEAAVKGEAALKPEFITSKEKFHEFLDSHCPKGGENKVAGEPEIKKAKLDTEDLNKGAKVDGKRLRGQNKSRPHKKPTTYDEKRLCASVIQGNKQCPYGDKCHFYHDVATYLANKPADIGERCHVYDTFGKCAYGLSCRFAKAHTTAELKSAENADVVKIYEGRTPVRNSLSKELQNRLRKHAVDFDKSAEYLKTLNNNKDKKEQQGNGTADLPAEQTTQSKCESTDSETQVKKKKKKCSYLMKHTXKCSIYTESLYFQASFEKSSTVKTVGALTDVDVIKLRACEKKQVDFRDKLYLAPLTTCGNLPFRRVCKRLGADITCGEMAMCTNLLQGQQSEWALLKRHESEDLFGVQVEGCFPDTMTRCAELINNNTEVDFVDINSGCPIDLVYKKGGGCGLMTRTRKFEQIIRGMNYVLDVPLTVKIRTGVQEKNNIAHKLIPEMKNWGVSMITLHGRSREQRYTKLADWDYITACSKLASPIPLFGNGDILSYEDAMRAKETGVSGIMIARGALVKPWLFTEIKESRHWDISSAERLDILRDFSNYGLEHWGSDTRGVEKTRTFMLEWLSFMCRYIPVGLLERVPVKINERPPYYMGRNYLESLMASQNVGDWIRISEMLLGPVPPNFNFLPKHKANSYK; encoded by the exons ATGGAAAAACCTGCAGAGGAAACGGCAGTTGCAAAAGGGACAGAGGCTGCAGTAAAGGGAGAAGCAGCCCTCAAACCCGA ATTCATCACCAGCAAAGAAAAATTCCATGAGTTTCTTGACTCCCATTGCCCGAAGGGAGGCGAGAACAAAGTGGCGGGGGAGCCTGAAATAAAAAAGGCGAAATTAGACACAGAGGATTTAAACAAAGGTGCTAAAGTGGATGGCAAACGACTGAGGGGGCAGAACAAGTCAAGGCCACACAAGAAACCCACTACGTACGATGAAAAGAGGCTGTGTGCCTCAGTTATTCAG GGCAACAAGCAATGTCCTTATGGCGACAAGTGCCATTTCTACCACGACGTCGCCACCTACTTGGCCAACAAGCCCGCCGACATCGGCGAACGCTGCCACGTGTACGACACTTTTGGTAAGTGTGCGTACGGCCTTTCCTGTCGCTTCGCCAAGGCGCACACCACGGCGGAACTGAAGAGCGCCGAGAACGCCGACGTGGTGAAAATCTACGAGGGCCGCACGCCGGTCAGGAACAGCCTAAGTAAAGAGCTGCAGAATCGTCTGAGGAAGCATGCCGTTGATTTCGACAAGTCGGCAGAGTACCTCAAGACGCTTAACAACAACAAGGATAAAAAAGAACAGCAGGGCAATG GTACTGCAGATTTACCAGCAGAACAGACGACCCAATCAAAATGTGAATCCACTGATTCAGAaacacaggtaaaaaaaaaaaaaaaaaaatgtagctaCTTGATGAAGCACAC CAAGTGTTCGATTTACACCGAATCTCTTTATTTTCAGGCGAGCTTTGAAAAGTCGTCCACTGTGAAAACTGTCGGTGCGTTGACCGATGTAGATGTCATCAAGTTACGAGCGTGTGAGAAAAAGCAG GTGGACTTCCGAGACAAACTCTACCTCGCCCCGTTAACAACC TGCGGCAACCTGCCGTTCCGCCGCGTCTGCAAGCGTCTGGGAGCTGATATCACCTGCGGCGAGATGGCCATGTGCACCAATCTGCTTCAGGGTCAGCAGTCCGAGTGGGCCTTGCTCAAGAGGCACGAGAGTGAAGATCTCTTTGGAGTTCAG gtggagGGCTGCTTCCCCGACACCATGACGAGATGCGCCGAGCTCATCAACAACAACACAGAGGTGGACTTTGTGGACATCAACTCGGGGTGCCCCATTGACCTTGTGTATAAAAag GGTGGGGGCTGCGGCTTGATGACCCGCACCCGCAAATTTGAGCAGATAATACGGGGAATGAACTAT GTGCTGGATGTCCCTTTAACAGTGAAGATCCGCACCGGCGTTCAGGAGAAGAACAACATCGCACATAAACTCATCCCAGAGATGAAGAATTGGGGAGTGTCTATGATCACG CTGCATGGCCGCTCCAGAGAGCAACGCTACACCAAGCTGGCTGATTGGGACTACATCACTGCCTGCTCCAAGCTGGCCAGCCCCATCCCACTCTTTG GTAACGGCGATATTCTGTCCTACGAGGATGCCATGAGAGCCAAAGAGACCGGCGTTTCTGGAATCATGATTGCAAG gggtgcattggtGAAGCCATGGCTCTTCACGGAAATCAAGGAGAGCCGTCACTGGGACATTTCGTCGGCCGAGCGCTTGGACATCCTCCGGGACTTCAGTAACTATGGCCTGGAGCACTGGGGCTCGGACACACGCGGCGTGGAGAAGACACGCACCTTCATGCTTGAGTGGCTTTCCTTTATGTGCAG gtACATTCCAGTGGGACTGCTGGAGCGAGTGCCGGTGAAGATCAACGAGAGGCCACCCTATTACATGGGGAGGAACTACTTGGAGTCCCTGATGGCCAGTCAGAACGTCGGCGACTGGATTAGGATCAG tGAAATGCTGCTTGGACCCGTGCCCCCAAATTTCAACTTCTTGCCCAAACATAAAGCCAATTCATACAAGTGA
- the LOC125986739 gene encoding zona pellucida sperm-binding protein 4-like, whose product MSHFFSFGVHMAHLWLLVVMTWGLLVWGWDQEGETSLSVELKPETGVLVDDDENSSEYNNDGEGTDPEEPDLGKGSWGTNRTQEASVESSPRVCKSPTDPSQVDSTPSPLPRSGVPPRAPASRCRTPPPLQTPPRAQHCTVALEEQLLCGHSGILPFDCEAMGCCVNPTSHTCFYPMDECTVDLHFVFIIRSTYASMPVDPTQLVIPGTKCKPAVVNSNFAIFKFKVTECGTHMYEIGLTRFYLAEVQTLVQALNLKYGIITRTDPLRFLVECRYGLAARDQQPLASVGFMVKIPSRNVPTSIYSDGLYGVQLRIATDKRFSTFLPSFPKLRYILGKPVYLQLRLLSPKPKATILVKYCLAFPRSAKNALVLVYEGCANPHDPSVAILQVSDLPQNRHQRHFEVKAFQFMDVKTKRYLDEQIHFMCSSEVCWSDEKTCEERCFDGKES is encoded by the exons ATGtcacatttcttttcttttggggTCCATATGGCTCACCTGTGGCTGCTGGTGGTCATGACCTGGGGTCTCCTGGTTTGGGGATGGGATCAGGAAGGTGAAACATCACTTTCTGTAGAACTGAAACCCGAGACTGGGGTGTTGGTTGATGACGATGAGAACAGCAGTGAATACAACAATGACGGCGAAGGGACTGATCCTGAGGAACCCGATCTGGGAAAGGGAAGTTGGGGAACAAACAGAACTCAGGAGGCATCTGTCGAGTCCTCCCCAAGGGTATGTAAGAGCCCCACTGATCCAAGTCAAGTTGATTCCACCCCCAGCCCATTGCCTCGCTCAGGCGTCCCACCTAGGGCACCCGCGTCAAGGTGTCGCACACCGCCACCCCTGCAAACGCCACCAAGGGCTCAAC ACTGTACCGTGGCCCTCGAAGAACAACTGCTTTGTGGCCATTCCGGAATTTTGCCCTTTGACTGTGAGGCCATGGGATGCTGTGTGAATCCAACTTCGCATACATGCTTCTATCCAATGGATG AGTGCACGGTagacctccattttgttttcatcatcCGGTCCACATACGCATCCATGCCTGTTGACCCCACCCAGCTTGTGATTCCCGGAACAAAGTGCAAACCCGCTGTGGTGAATTCCAACTTTGCCATCTTTAAGTTTAAAGTAACAGAGTGTGGAACGCATATGTAT GAAATTGGCTTGACAAGGTTCTACCTGGCTGAGGTCCAGACACTAGTCCAAGCTCTCAACCTCAAGTATGGCATCATCACAAGAACTGATCCGTTAAG GTTCCTGGTGGAGTGTCGCTACGGATTGGCTGCTCGTGACCAGCAGCCGTTGGCCAGCGTCGGCTTCATGGTGAAGATCCCAAGCCGCAATGTGCCGACGTCCATCTACTCCGATGGTTTATACGGTGTTCAATTGAGGATCGCGACAG ATAAGAGATTTTCTACGTTCCTGCCATCTTTCCCTAAATTGCGGTACATCCTTGGCAAACCTGTGTATTTGCAGCTGAGACTGTTGTCTCCTAAACCCAAAGCGACCATTTTGGTCAAGTACTGTCTGGCGTTCCCTCGCTCAGCAAAAAATGCCCTGGTGCTCGTTTATGAAGG GTGTGCTAATCCTCATGATCCAAGTGTGGCCATTCTGCAAGTGAGTGATTTGCCCCAAAATCGCCATCAGAGGCATTTTGAGGTCAAGGCATTCCAGTTTATGGATGTTAAGACTAAGAGGTACCTCGATGAGCAA ATCCACTTTATGTGCTCTTCTGAGGTTTGCTGGTCAGATGAGAAAACTTGCGAAGAGCGCTGCTTTGATGGAAAA GAATCTTAA
- the cndp2 gene encoding cytosolic non-specific dipeptidase: MAHLPALFKYVDEHQELYIERLAEWVGVQSVSAWPEKRDEIKKMMQMAAKDIVRLGGTVEMVDIGQQELSSGDKIPLPPIILGHLGSDPGKKTVCIYGHLDVQPANIDDGWDTEPFTLIEKDGKLYGRGSTDDKGPVLAWFNCIEAYQKIQQELPINIKFCFEGMEESGSEGLDELVFSRKDSFFKDVDYVCISDNYWLGKTKPCITYGLRGICYFFIEVDGCEKDLHSGVFGGSVHEAMMDLISLMGSLLDRRGKILIPGIYDDVAPLTDDERQLYEKIEFDLEEYCKDVGVGQLLHSTKEQILMHRWRYPSLSLHGIEGAFSDTGAKTVIPRKVNGKFSIRLVPDMDPKVVEKKVTDYLQKKFAELESPNKLKVSMGHGAKAWVSDFNHPHYMAGRKAMKTVFGVEPDLTREGGSIPVTLTFQEATGRNVMLLPVGSSDDGAHSQNEKLNRTNYIQGIKMLGAYFHEVSLLE; the protein is encoded by the exons ATGGCTCATCTCCCTGCTCTTTTCAAGTATGTGGATGAACACCAGGAGCTATACATAGAG CGCCTGGCGGAATGGGTGGGCGTCCAGAGCGTGTCCGCCTGGCCCGAGAAGCGCGACGAGATCAAGAAGATGATGCAAATGGCTGCTAAGGACATTGTGCGGCTGGGTGGCACAGTGGAGATGGTGGACATAGGCCAGCAGGAG CTTTCAAGCGGGGACAAGATCCCCCTGCCTCCAATCATCCTGGGACATCTGGGCTCAGACCCGGGAAAGAAGACGGTGTGCATCTACGGCCACCTCGATGTCCAGCCGGCCAACATCGACGACGGCTGGGACACGGAGCCGTTCACTCTGATAGAGAAAGATG gaAAGCTCTATGGCAGAGGCTCCACTGATGACAAAGGTCCTGTGTTGGCTTGGTTTAACTGCATCGAAGCCTACCAGAAGATCCAGCAG GAGCTTCCCATCAACATCAAGTTCTGCTTTGAGGGCATGGAGGAGTCAGGATCAGAGGGCCTGGATGAATTGGTCTTCTCTCGCAAGGACAGCTTCTTCAAAGATGTGGACTACGTTTGCATCTCGGACAACTACTGGCTGGGGAAGACCAAGCCCTGCATCACCTACGGCCTGAGAGGAATCTGCTACTTCTTTATCGAG GTGGACGGATGTGAGAAGGACCTGCACTCGGGGGTTTTTGGCGGCTCTGTTCACGAGGCTATGATGGACCTTATTTCACTTATGG GCTCGCTGTTGGACAGGAGAGGAAAGATCTTGATTCCTGGCATTTACGACGACGTGGCTCCTCTAACAGACGACGAGAGGCAACTTTACGAGAAGATCGAGTTCGACTTGGAGGAGTACTGTAAAGACGTCGGGGTCGGGCAGCTACTGCACAGCACCAAG GAGCAAATCCTAATGCATCGCTGGAGGTACCCCTCGCTTTCTCTGCACGGCATTGAGGGTGCTTTCTCCGATACGGGCGCCAAGACGGTTATCCCCCGCAAAGTCAACGGCAAATTCTCCATCCGCCTGGTGCCTGACATGGATCCCAAAGTTGTGGAGAAGAAA GTGACTGACTATCTCCAAAAGAAGTTTGCAGAACTGGAGAGCCCCAACAAGCTGAAAGTGTCAATGGGCCACGGGGCCAAAGCCTGGGTGTCCGACTTCAACCATCCGCACTATATGGCGGGTCGCAAAGCCATGAAGACGG TCTTTGGCGTGGAACCAGACCTGACACGCGAGGGCGGCAGTATCCCCGTTACCCTGACCTTCCAGGAGGCGACAGGGCGCAACGTCATGTTGCTTCCTGTGGGTTCCTCCGACGACGGAGCGCACTCCCAGAACGAAAAACTCAACAg AACAAACTACATTCAGGGGATTAAGATGCTGGGTGCGTATTTCCATGAGGTGTCCCTATTGGAATAG